A section of the Trichomycterus rosablanca isolate fTriRos1 chromosome 6, fTriRos1.hap1, whole genome shotgun sequence genome encodes:
- the rpsa gene encoding small ribosomal subunit protein uS2 has product MSGGLDVLQMKEEDVLKFLAAGTHLGGTNLDFQVEQYVYKRKSDGIYIINLKKTWEKLLLAARAIVAIENPADVCVISSRNTGQRAVLKFASATGATTFAGRFTPGTFTNQIQAAFREPRLLIVTDPRADHQPLTEASYVNIPTIALCNTDSPLRYVDIAIPCNNKGHHSVGLMWWMLAREVLRMRGTISREHPWEVMPDLYFYRDPEEIEKEEQAAAEKAVGKEEFQGEWTAPGAEVADWSEGVQVPSVPIQQFPAVVEASAAAKPAPTGEGFPAEDWSAQPATEDWSAAPTAQAGEWGGATADWS; this is encoded by the exons ATGTCCGGAGGTCTGGATGTCCTTCAAATGAAGGAGGAGGATGTGCTGAAGTTCCTCGCTGCAGGAACCCATCTCGGAGGAACCAACTTGGacttccaggtggagcagtacGTCTACAAGAGAAAAAGTGACG GTATCTACATTATCAACCTGAAGAAAACCTGGGAAAAACTACTGCTGGCTGCTCGTGCCATCGTTGCCATTGAGAACCCAGCTGATGTTTGTGTCATTTCCTCCAGGAACACCGGCCAG AGAGCTGTGCTCAAGTTCGCCTCTGCCACCGGAGCCACAACCTTTGCTGGACGCTTCACGCCTGGTACATTCACCAATCAGATTCAGGCTGCCTTCCGGGAGCCCCGTCTGCTGATCGTGACCGACCCACGTGCTGATCACCAGCCGCTGACTGAGGCTTCTTATGTGAACATCCCCACCATCGCTCTGTGCAACACTGACTCTCCTCTCAGATACGTTGATATCGCCATCCCCTGTAACAACAAG GGTCATCACTCCGTGGGTCTAATGTGGTGGATGTTGGCCCGGGAGGTGTTGAGGATGCGAGGTACCATTTCACGTGAGCACCCATGGGAGGTCATGCCTGATCTGTACTTCTACAGAGATCCTGAGGAG ATTGAGAAGGAGGAACAGGCTGCAGCTGAGAAGGCTGTTGGAAAGGAGGAGTTCCAGGGTGAATGGACTGCTCCTGGGGCTGAGGTGGCTGACTGGTCCGAGGGTGTCCAAGTGCcatctgtgcccattcagcaATTCCCTGCTGTCGTAGAAG CTTCAGCTGCTGCCAAACCTGCACCCACAGGTGAAGGTTTTCCTG CCGAGGACTGGAGTGCACAGCCTGCCACTGAGGATTGGAGTGCAGCCCCCACCGCCCAGGCTGGAGAATGGGGTGGAGCCACCGCCGACTGGTCTTAA
- the ift56 gene encoding intraflagellar transport protein 56: MILSRVKPAVGGEGSLSSSEKKKRNKNKKIPRVEEYLIQRDYLGAVTLLEFQRNAGGAEENTDLWIGYCAFHLGDHKRAMEEYKRLTLNPDCPTDVWVYLGCALFFLGLYKEAEDTALKGPKSQLQNRLLFHLAHKFGDEKKLMGFHQDLEDVTEDQLSLASIHYMRSHYQEAIDIYKRILLQNREFLALNVYVALCYYKLDYYDVSQEVLAVYLQSVPDSTIALNLKACNHFRLYNGKAAEAELKNLMDISSSSFEFAKELIRHNLVVFRGGEGALQVLPPLIDVISEARLNLVIYYLRQDDVQEAYNLIKDLEPTTPQEYILKGVVNAALGQEIGSRDHLKIAQQFFQLVGGSASECDTIPGRQCMASCFFLLKQFEDVLIYLNSVKSYFYTDDTFNFNYAQAKGALGNYKEAEEVFLLIQNEKIRNDYVYLSWLARCYIMNQKARLAWELYLKMETSADSFSLLQLLANDCYKMGQFYYSAKAFDVLERLDPNPEYWEGKRGACVGIFQLILAGREPRESLKEVLPMLRSTGNPQVEYIIRIMKKWAKDNRVAL; the protein is encoded by the exons ATG ATTTTGTCACGGGTGAAACCTGCTGTGGGGGGTGAGGGATCACTGAGCTCCAGTGAGAAGAAGaaaaggaataaaaataaaaagatccCTCGTGTGGAAGAGTACCTGATCCAGAGAGATTACCTGGGTGCTGTCACACTGCTTGAG TTTCAGAGGAATGCAGGAGGTGCAGAGGAGAACACTGATCTCTGGATTGGATACTGCGCATTTCATCTAGGAGACCACAAAAGAGcaatggag GAATATAAAAGGCTGACTCTGAACCCTGACTGCCCCACTGATGTTTGGGTGTATCTGGGCTGCGCTCTGTTTTTCCTTGGCCTCTATAAAGAAGCAGAAGATACGGCTCTCAAAG GTCCTAAGAGTCAGCTGCAGAACCGGCTTCTGTTTCACCTAGCACACAAG TTTGGTGATGAGAAGAAGCTGATGGGGTTCCACCAGGATCTGGAGGACGTGACAGAGGATCAGCTAAGTCTGGCCTCCATCCATTACATGAGATCTCACTATCAGGAAGCCATCGACATTTACAAACGAATTCTCCTGCAGAACAG ggaGTTCCTGGCGCTGAACGTGTATGTAGCGCTATGCTATTATAAACTGGATTATTATGATGTATCTCAGGAAGTTTTGGCCGTGTATCTCCAGAGCGTCCCTGATTCTACTATCGCCCTCAACCTCAAAGCCTGTAACCACTTCAGACTGTACAATGGCAAAGCtgctgag GCTGAGCTGAAGAACCTGATGGATATCTCCTCCAGCTCGTTTGAGTTTGCTAAAGAACTGATCCGACACAATCTGGTGGTGTTTCGGGGAGGTGAAGGAGCGCTACAGGTTCTCCCTCCTCTCATCGATGTTATCTCAGAGGCTCGCCTCAACCTGGTCATCTACTACCTACGACAAG ATGATGTTCAGGAAGCGTATAATCTCATCAAAGATCTGGAGCCCACCACCCCTCAG GAGTACATCCTTAAAGGAGTGGTGAACGCTGCACTCGGACAGGAAATCGGATCG AGGGATCATCTGAAGATAGCACAGCAGTTTTTCCAGCTGGTTGGAGGTTCAGCTAGTGAATGTG acacCATCCCAGGTCGACAGTGCATGGCCTCCTGCTTCTTCCTGCTCAAACAGTTTGAAGATGTTCTCATCTACCTCAACTCTGTAAAG AGTTACTTCTACACAGACGACACGTTTAACTTTAACTACGCTCAGGCTAAAGGTGCTCTAGGAAACTATAAAGAGGCTGAAGAG gtgttCCTGCTTATTCAGAATGAGAAGATCAGGAATGACTACGTGTATCTGAGCTGGCTCGCCCGCTGCT ATATTATGAATCAGAAAGCTCGGCTGGCGTGGGAACTTTATCTGAAAATGGAAACTTCAGCCGATTCCTTCAGCCTCCTGCAGCTCCTCGCAAATGATTGTTACAAG ATGGGACAGTTTTACTACTCAGCGAAGGCTTTTGATGTGCTGGAGCGTTTGGATCCGAACCCGGAGTACTGGGAGGGAAAACGGGGCGCCTGTGTGGGAATCTTTCAACTCATCCTGGCAGGACGGGAACCCAG AGAGAGTTTGAAGGAGGTGTTGCCCATGTTGCGCAGTACGGGGAATCCTCAGGTCGAGTACATCATCCGAATCATGAAGAAATGGGCTAAAGATAACCGAGTGGCTCTCTGA